CCGGGTCGGCATTTGGGTCTATGTTATGCTGAAACATACAACAACCACGTAGGTTATCAGTACAGAATGTATTCTTTTCGATACTTCGGCATGGCGGCATTCTGGAGTATACCAATTGGTGGAGAAAATCACAGAATTCACCCTTCATACACATCCCCTTTAACCAATGCCGACAAACCACCGAGTGTTTTCCGCGTGTACGTTCTATATCTACGCGTTCATATCCTTTTAGCTTTAACAAAGCCATTTTTTCACTGTCCCTTTTGACCACATTTAGGGCCAACGATATGAGTGAATTCTCCCTAGGAGGCCCATCAGGCCTCTCATGATCGGCTGAACGAGCCTTTATATAGTCATCATTGACACTTTCAAAGAGTGAAACGAAGTCCATGATGAATAGGAGTCTCTAAAACATTAGTAGCGCATACAGCGCCGAATTGAAATATAATCCGCTATAACAACGAAGAATGATAGacaaatatttaaaatttacagtGGAATTCTTCAGTCGATTGTATAATATAAGGAATTGAAAGTAGATGGAGAAGCGCAAGCCCTCTACACTACCCCGAAGAGTGCCGTGGTAGTTTCAATTCTAGCACACACTTTAACCCTTGGCTAAATGTAAAGTGCCTATGAAATATTCAAGTTTTATTCAGTCTGTCTTGTTGCTTAGGATGACCAAACGACTAATTACAGACTTTTTTGACACGAATACTGGAGTTCGGAACAAAGTAATCTGCAAATCGATTTCTACTGCTTCAAAGGTAGATTTAGAACCAGAACTCCCAAAAGATG
This region of Theileria equi strain WA chromosome 1, complete sequence genomic DNA includes:
- a CDS encoding hypothetical protein (encoded by transcript BEWA_021130A), with translation MDFVSLFESVNDDYIKARSADHERPDGPPRENSLISLALNVVKRDSEKMALLKLKGYERVDIERTRGKHSVVCRHWLKGMCMKGEFCDFLHQLVYSRMPPCRSIEKNTFCTDNLRGCCMFQHNIDPNADPEDSKVSKLFIFIHTYLQTLQTGTESEMPYISDPARFMIEFDKAMSVVFPKIPGFT